In one Paramisgurnus dabryanus chromosome 21, PD_genome_1.1, whole genome shotgun sequence genomic region, the following are encoded:
- the ppdpfb gene encoding pancreatic progenitor cell differentiation and proliferation factor B — MAAIPAGGSLVATHDYYRRRIGSTSSSSSSCGSSEYSGEVIPHHPGLPKQDSGHWWSSFFFGKQPGMGTLAEEAQQKSGVVSVTNGQVTCVAREMVMRQASESSDGGKSEAGSSPHS; from the exons ATGGCAGCCATCCCAGCTGGCGGATCTCTTGTAGCCACTCACGACTACTACCGAA GGCGCATTGGCTCTACATCCAGTAGCAGCTCATCATGTGGCAGTTCGGAGTATAGTGGGGAGGTTATTCCACATCATCCAG GTTTGCCCAAACAGGATTCTGGTCATTGGTGGTCCAGTTTCTTTTTTGGAAAGCAGCCTGGTATGGGAACGCTTGCTGAAGAGGCTCAGCAGAA GTCAGGTGTGGTTAGTGTGACCAATGGACAGGTGACATGTGTTGCCCGGGAGATGGTAATGAGGCAGGCGAGTGAAAGTAGTGATGGAGGCAAGTCGGAGGCGGGGAGTTCTCCCCATTCCTGA